A genomic region of Metopolophium dirhodum isolate CAU chromosome 1, ASM1992520v1, whole genome shotgun sequence contains the following coding sequences:
- the LOC132944634 gene encoding uncharacterized protein LOC132944634: MLKQELIVIVRSLKPAKKSYVIDNLVTNAGHTILRLPPYHCVLNPIELAWVMVKEYVKRETNNYTIDDVQRLLNEAINRVTTENWMNFIKHTIEEENKLWQVDDIMEELIENLEPCVLTITGDKSDDESE; the protein is encoded by the coding sequence ATGTTGAAGCAAGAACTGATCGTTATTGTACGTTCTTTGAAACCAGCCAAAAAATCTTACGTCATTGACAACTTGGTCACGAATGCAGGACACACCATACTTCGATTACCACCGTACCACTGTGTATTAAATCCGATTGAATTAGCATGGGTGATGGTAAAAGAATACGTGAAACGGGAAACTAATAATTACACAATTGACGACGTTCAACGACTTTTGAATGAAGCTATTAACCGGGTAACAACAGAAAATTGGATGAATTTTATAAAGCATACTATCGAAGAGGAAAACAAACTTTGGCAAGTAGACGACATTATGGAGGAACTTATTGAAAACCTGGAGCCATGTGTATTGACAATTACGGGAGATAAGAGTGATGATGAATCAGAGTAA
- the LOC132944642 gene encoding zinc finger MYM-type protein 1-like produces MSGRQIYLSILKKYLSGSDKRKRLAIQKEKINKLPKLTSFFTLEETNRQNEFSTSLYLTSKFESPEIGPTFNDTTSVLSSSTPNFTTNTHIIENISHDPGTYCDDILTEEKRDIWILKGPEFFQNKNSDFSETFTSFSDVSGKTKTRSLTRNVFTRKLTNGECVERSNSLSSSNGYKDWKHISNFLMEHENSSLHKQSMMKYVSRSKTIARVDNGLISQYNAEINYWKNVLKRIVAVVKFLASRGLGFRGDNEMLGSQNNGNYLGCLELISEFDPFLADHIQNYGSRGKGSTSYLSANICNEFINIMGEKVLTTIISEIKAPKYYSISVDSTPDLSHVDQLTFIVRFVKDGKPIERFLKFLPIEEHKAQYIADTVLNFLEDHKIPIKNCRGQSYDNAANMAGKYSGLQARIKEQCKFAIFVPCAAHSLNLVGVQAVGCVSEAVSYFQLVQKLFNFFSSSTNRWKILKGCLGGQKVLKNLSETRWSARADAINALHNGYNHIFEALLLIAKNTDQSAETKNEAQSLGKKMEKLETVILTETWNDLLGAINKTSLSLQNNTITMDVATKLFASLSEYISNARNNFDQYESAAKEINPNSDYKDKFQRIRIRSTRITFLENPSETVQLSGKEKFYVETFLPIIDTLNTHLMQRSESYKEINERFSFFTQLRTIEPNHLKKKCKELADFYCEDLNTNELNSECFHLREYLKTFKNESMDLSILDIHSLIKADKLAETFPNVEVATRIFLCLMITNCKSDLLQKLDFEDIIEDFAHQKSRKKPLLT; encoded by the exons ATGTCTGGACGCCAG atttatttatctattttaaaaaaatatttgagtggTTCAGACAAAAGAAAAAGACTTGCGatccaaaaagaaaaaattaacaaattgcCTAAGCTTACTTCATTTTTTACACTCGAGGAAACTAACAGGCAGAATGAGTTTTCGACCTCGTTATATCTAACCTCTAAATTTGAAAGTCCAGAAATTGGACCCACTTTTAATGATACAACTAGTGTTTTGAGTTCATCAACTCCAAATTTTACTacaaatacacatattatagaaaatatatctCACGACCCTGGTACTTACTGTGATGATATTTTAACTGAAGAAAAACGCGATATTTGGATACTCAAAGGACCAGAGTTTTTCCAGAATAAAAATAGTGACTTCTCCGAAACTTTTACAAGTTTTTCAGATGTAAGTGGTAAAACAAAAACTAGAAGCTTGACTAGAAATGTTTTCACCCGCAAATTGACGAATGGAGAGTGTGTAGAAAGAA gCAACAGTTTGAGTTCTTCTAATGGATACAAAGATTGGAAACATATTAGTAACTTTTTAATGGAGCATGAGAATAGTTCACTACACAAGCAATCAATGATGAAGTATGTCTCAAGAAGCAAAACTATTGCTCGAGTGGATAATGGATTGATTTCTCAATACAATGCTGAAATCAATTATTGGAAGAATGTACTCAAAAGGATTGTTGCTGTGGTAAAGTTTTTGGCTTCAAGGGGACTTGGATTTCGTGGTGATAATGAAATGTTGGGATCTCAAAATAACGGTAATTATTTGGGATGCTTAGAATTAATAAGCGAATTTGACCCTTTTCTAGCTGATCATATACAAAACTACGGAAGTCGTGGAAAAGGAAGTACATCATATTTGTCTGCAAATATTTGCaacgaatttattaatataatgggGGAAAAAGtgttaacaacaattattagtGAAATAAAAGCACCAAAATACTATTCAATAAGCGTCGATTCCACTCCAGATCTATCTCATGTGGACCAACTCACTTTTATTGTACGGTTTGTTAAAGACGGAAAGCCTATTGagagatttttgaaatttttgccTATCGAAGAGCATAAAGCGCAATATATAGCAGATACGGTTTTAAACTTTTTGGAAGACCATaaaattccaataaaaaattgtcGTGGGCAGAGTTACGACAACGCAGCAAATATGGCAGGAAAGTATTCTGGGCTACAGGCAAGAATTAAAGAGCAATGTAAATTTGCAATTTTCGTCCCGTGTGCAGCACATTCATTGAACCTGGTAGGGGTCCAAGCGGTTGGATGTGTTTCAGAAGCAGTATCATACTTTCAATTAGTCCAgaaattgttcaattttttttcaagttcaaCCAATCGATGGAAGATATTAAAAGGATGTTTAGGCGGACAAAAAGTTCTGAAAAACTTATCTGAAACCAGATGGTCGGCACGAGCTGATGCTATTAATGCTTTGCACAAtggttataatcatatttttgaagctttattattaattgctaaAAACACCGATCAATCAGCAGAAACGAAAAACGAGGCACAAAGTCTTggcaaaaaaatggaaaaattggAGACCGTTATCCTAACTGAGACATGGAATGACCTTCTGGGAGCTATAAATAAAACAAGCTTAAGTTTACAgaataatactataacaatGGACGTTGCAACAAAACTGTTTGCATCACTTAGCGAGTATATTAGTAATGCACGCAATAATTTTGATCAGTATGAATCGGCCGCCAAAGAAATTAATCCAAATTCTGACTATAAAGATAAATTTCAAAGAATAAGAATTCGAAGCACACGTATTACTTTTTTGGAAAATCCATCAGAGACTGTGCAGTTGAGTggtaaagaaaaattttatgtaGAAACGTTCCTTCCCATAATCGACACGCTAAATACACATTTAATGCAACGATCGGAATCGTACAAAGAAATTAATGaacgttttagtttttttactcaGTTACGAACAATTGAACctaatcatttgaaaaaaaaatgcaaagaaTTGGCAGATTTCTATTGTGAAGACCTAAACACTAATGAGTTAAATTCAGAATGTTTTCATTTAAGGGAATACTTGAAAACCTTCAAAAATGAATCCATGGACTTAAGTATCTTAGACATACATTCTTTAATAAAAGCAGACAAATTAGCAGAAACATTCCCAAACGTGGAAGTTGCCACAAGGATTTTCCTTTGCCTCATGATCACCAATTGCA AAAGTGATCTTCTTCAAAAACTAGACTTCGAAGATATAATTGAAGATTTTGCACATCAGAAATCTCGAAAAAAGCCGTTGCTTACTTAA